The genomic interval CGATTAGATTGATTGATTGAAGTATCATGAATGTTTTTTACCCACTGTGAGATAAAAACTGAAAGTAATCACTATCCAATAAAATGGAATAAATTATGTAAATCAATTTCTGGATTAAGTGGAAATGAGTTTTACAGAGGGTTTTTTATGGAGAAAACAAAACCGTATGGTACGGTACTTTTAAAGGCTGCGAAGATTATGGATTCTCTTGCTGAGAACCCAAATAAAACTCTACAAGATATTTCTATAGCAACAAATATGACTAATTCCACCACATTAAAAATATTGGATACACTCTTATTAATTGGTTATGTGTGTAGCTAGAGAACTAAAAACTATCATTTAGGATTAAAACTTATTCGTTCACTATGCCAATCAATATATCAATCAAACCGATTTGGTAGAATTGTTTTTGCCTTATTTAAAAAAGCTGCAAGAGTCAACTGATGAAACAATATATTGAGAGTACCATTACTAATTCCATAAAATTGTTATCTGATTACAAAAAATTCGAGAAACAGGAATTGCTTATGAGGATGAAGAAATGGAGAAAGATATTTTCTGTATAGGAGTTTCTCTGAAAAAAGGAGAGATGATTATTGGTACTTTTAGTGTAAGTGTCTCGAAGTATCGCCTAACAGAGAACTTTAAAAATCAAATTATTCAAGTAGTCGCCGAAACGAAGGATGAGTTGGAGCAAGTATTGACTCATTAAAAAACGCTTCGGCGACTTTTTTTATAAAAACGTTGCTTTTATCTTTTAACGATGTATAATAAAAAACAATAATTTCCTAATTATAAAACATTAATTTCCGAATAAGAAATTAATGTTTTTGTGAAACGAGTTCAAATCTTACAACGTTTAAAAGATGCTGGAGTTGTGGCTGTTATTCGTGGAAATACAAAGGACGAAGCAATAAAAGCAAGTCATGCGGTCGTAAAAGGGGGTGCTGATAACTCTTGATATACTCTTATCAAGAGTTGCCAATTGAAATGGGTTACACAATCTTAGAGCCAGGCAGTGATTGGAATACTATGCAAAGTCATACGCATGAATGTCGAATGGAGGCGTATGGATATTTTGATATGAACTAGGATGCTCGCATCTTCCACGTGATGGAAAGCCAGATGAAACCAAACACTTAGTTATGAGCAATGAACAAGCAGCTATTTCACCTAGCAAGTCTATTCATTCTAGGGTTGGTGCGAGTAACTACTCATTTGGTAATGGAATTGGACCTGGGTATATGCGACTCCACAAACAGCGCCTCTTAGAGAAAAACAAGAGGATGGGTTCCCGTCATCCATTTCATTGCAAAAACTCCGGCTGTCCGTTGGGGAGAAACGGAGAATCTTGCTGGTACAACAGTATTTCTATCGTCTAGGGCATCGAATTTTGTTAACGGTCATTTCCTCTATGTAGACGGTGGAATACTGGCGTATATTGGTAAACAATCTTAAGAGGGTAAAGATACAAGATGTAGCCTTCTTGTATCTTTTTTTGAAAAGCTTTTTGAAAAGCTGAAAATAACCTGACATAGGTAAACGTAAAGTCTATTTAAATAATTATAGGAAGTAACAAAATGGAGGGGAAAAATGTTAACACTCAGATTGAAAAACAAAAAAGGTAAAGTAATAAGTGAACGATTTAATGAGACAGAAACTTATTTAGCATATAAAGAATATATATATCAACCGGGAGATTATATTGAAGTAGCTGTAGATAAGGTTCCTTCGTTTCTCTGGATACAAGTTGATGAAGCACTTGCTCCAAGCTTGATTTACTTAACCAAAAAAACTTGGAGGTATAATATAATCACAGATAAAACATTAAAGCGTGCATTTTCACCAAAAGTCTTCAGTGGTGAACGTCATTATATAACGGCGAGGTTAGCTTCAACGCAAGATATCAATACATATAGAAATTTGGCTTTAAATCCGCATGATCAAAAAGAAGCTACCGGAGCTTTTCCTCATGCATTTGCGAATATAGAAACGAGAAATGATTCAACATTCTTTGCTCGCAATGCGATAGATGGAATAATTGCAAATGAGAATCATGGATCTTTTCCATATCAGTCATGGGGAATAAATCAGCAACCAGATGCGAAAATAACAATAGACTTTGGTCGATTAGTAAAAATGGATAAGATTGCTCTCGTTTTAAGGGGAGATTATCCACATGACAGTTATTGGATAAAATGTACGGTTGCTTTTTCAACAGGTGAGGAACGGATTGTTCATCCAACGAATAATT from Niallia sp. FSL W8-0635 carries:
- a CDS encoding helix-turn-helix domain-containing protein; amino-acid sequence: MEKTKPYGTVLLKAAKIMDSLAENPNKTLQDISIATNMTNSTTLKILDTLLLIGYVCS
- a CDS encoding SDR family oxidoreductase: MAKTPAVRWGETENLAGTTVFLSSRASNFVNGHFLYVDGGILAYIGKQS